One window of Agromyces rhizosphaerae genomic DNA carries:
- a CDS encoding RNA polymerase sigma factor: MAQQTEPKQDAPATTTAKSTTATKSRTTKATAGTTAKKAPAKRTTTKTTATKTTAAKSTTTKRSTAKAAAETPATEKKAPAKRAATGTRKKAAPKDVDEDEVDAADVDDAHEGDNDTDESDAKAPKVEAHPTGAIVLRAVDEDDDVPVYSTQITGATADPVKDYLKQIGKVALLNAAEEVELAMRIEAGLFAEEKLSQMSKEEHRSQLGRELAWVAKDGQRAKSHLLGANLRLVVSLAKRYTGRGMQFLDLIQEGNLGLIRAVEKFDYTKGFKFSTYATWWIRQAITRAMADQARTIRIPVHMVEVINKLARVQRQMLQDLGREPTPEELSKELDMTPEKVVEVQKYGREPISLHTPLGEDGDSEFGDLIEDTEAVVPADAVGFTMLQKQLESLLDSLSEREAGVIRMRFGLGDGQPKTLDQIGDTFGVTRERIRQIESKTMAKLRHPSRSQSLRDYLE, encoded by the coding sequence ATGGCACAGCAGACCGAACCCAAGCAGGACGCGCCTGCCACCACGACCGCGAAGTCCACCACCGCGACCAAGTCGCGCACCACCAAGGCGACCGCGGGCACGACCGCGAAGAAGGCGCCCGCGAAGCGCACCACGACCAAGACGACCGCGACGAAGACGACCGCTGCGAAGTCGACCACGACGAAGCGCTCGACTGCCAAGGCCGCCGCGGAGACCCCGGCGACAGAGAAGAAGGCACCCGCGAAGCGCGCGGCGACCGGCACCCGCAAGAAGGCCGCGCCGAAGGACGTCGACGAGGACGAGGTCGACGCCGCCGACGTCGACGACGCGCACGAGGGCGACAACGACACCGACGAGTCGGATGCGAAGGCCCCCAAGGTCGAGGCGCACCCGACCGGCGCGATCGTGCTGCGCGCGGTCGACGAGGACGACGACGTGCCCGTCTACTCGACGCAGATCACGGGTGCGACGGCCGACCCGGTCAAGGACTACCTGAAGCAGATCGGCAAGGTCGCGCTCCTGAACGCGGCCGAGGAGGTCGAGCTCGCGATGCGCATCGAGGCGGGCCTCTTCGCCGAGGAGAAGCTGTCGCAGATGTCCAAGGAGGAGCACCGCAGCCAGCTCGGCCGCGAGCTCGCCTGGGTCGCGAAGGACGGCCAGCGCGCGAAGTCCCACCTGCTCGGCGCGAACCTCCGCCTCGTCGTCTCGCTCGCCAAGCGCTACACCGGTCGCGGCATGCAGTTCCTCGACCTCATCCAGGAGGGCAACCTGGGCCTGATCCGTGCGGTCGAGAAGTTCGACTACACGAAGGGCTTCAAGTTCTCGACCTACGCGACGTGGTGGATCCGCCAGGCGATCACGCGCGCCATGGCCGACCAGGCCCGCACGATCCGCATCCCCGTGCACATGGTCGAGGTCATCAACAAGCTCGCCCGCGTGCAGCGCCAGATGCTGCAGGACCTGGGCCGCGAGCCCACGCCCGAGGAACTGTCGAAGGAACTCGACATGACGCCCGAGAAGGTCGTCGAGGTGCAGAAGTACGGTCGCGAGCCGATCTCGCTGCACACCCCGCTCGGCGAGGACGGCGACAGCGAGTTCGGCGACCTCATCGAGGACACCGAGGCGGTCGTGCCGGCCGATGCGGTGGGCTTCACGATGCTGCAGAAGCAGCTCGAGAGCCTGCTCGACTCGCTCTCGGAGCGCGAGGCCGGCGTGATCCGCATGCGCTTCGGCCTCGGCGACGGCCAGCCCAAGACCCTCGACCAGATCGGCGACACCTTCGGCGTGACCCGT
- a CDS encoding proteasome assembly chaperone family protein: MRDPRELYELVAGVEVPRGLPLVAGLTGFADSGAAVSQFTSYLVDTLDTELVAEFDADVLLDYRARRPVITFDQDHISDYEPPRLRLHLASDELGRRFLLLTGFEPDFQWERFVRAVLDLVDRFGVETATWVHAIPMPVPHTRPMGVTVSGNREDLVESMSVWRPHTQAPGNALHLLEYRLRERGMPIAGFVLLVPHYLADTEYPLAAVSALECISAATGLIFPTDALREQGREFVGRIDEQVGENGELAKLVGSLEERHDAYMEGTTLRSPLTDEAGEVPSADDIAAELEKFLAFRRTRDDDTPRG, encoded by the coding sequence ATGCGAGACCCCCGCGAACTGTACGAGCTGGTGGCCGGAGTCGAGGTCCCCCGGGGGCTTCCGCTGGTCGCCGGCCTCACCGGGTTCGCCGACTCCGGAGCGGCGGTCTCGCAGTTCACGAGCTACCTCGTCGACACGCTCGACACCGAGCTGGTCGCCGAGTTCGACGCGGACGTACTGCTCGACTACCGGGCCAGGCGGCCGGTCATCACCTTCGACCAGGACCACATCTCCGACTACGAGCCGCCCAGGCTGCGGCTGCACCTCGCGAGCGACGAGCTGGGTCGGCGGTTCCTGCTGCTCACCGGCTTCGAGCCGGACTTCCAGTGGGAGCGGTTCGTGCGCGCGGTGCTCGACCTGGTCGACCGCTTCGGGGTGGAGACGGCCACGTGGGTGCACGCGATCCCGATGCCGGTGCCGCACACCCGCCCGATGGGCGTCACCGTGAGCGGCAACCGGGAGGACCTGGTCGAGTCGATGTCGGTCTGGCGTCCGCACACGCAGGCCCCCGGCAACGCGCTGCACCTGCTCGAGTACCGGCTGCGCGAGCGGGGCATGCCGATCGCCGGCTTCGTGCTGCTCGTACCGCACTACCTCGCCGACACCGAGTACCCGCTCGCCGCGGTCTCCGCGCTCGAGTGCATCAGCGCCGCGACCGGGCTCATCTTCCCGACCGACGCGCTGCGCGAGCAGGGCCGGGAGTTCGTCGGGCGCATCGACGAGCAGGTCGGCGAGAACGGCGAGCTCGCGAAGCTCGTCGGCTCGCTCGAGGAGCGGCATGACGCGTACATGGAGGGGACGACGCTGCGATCCCCGCTGACCGACGAGGCCGGCGAGGTGCCCAGCGCCGACGACATCGCGGCCGAGCTGGAGAAGTTCCTCGCCTTCCGGCGCACCCGCGACGACGACACGCCGCGCGGATAA
- the lpdA gene encoding dihydrolipoyl dehydrogenase, translating into MSEQNFDIVVLGGGSGGYAAALRAVQLGFSVALIEKDKLGGTCLHRGCIPTKALLHAAEIADGAKESDKFGVRATFEGIDMPAVNAYRDGVVSSKWKGLQGLVKARGITVVDGEGRLTSPTTVQVGDQTITGKHVILATGSYSRTLPGLDIGGRVITSETALQLEWVPRRVAVLGGGVIGVEFASVWRSFGADVTIIEALPHLVPNEEESVSKQLERAFRKRGIEYKLGTRFQGVTQDDSGVVVTLEDGSTVEADLLLVAVGRGPATHNLGYEEVGVEMDRGFVLTNDRLQTSVPGVYAVGDIVPGLQLAHRGFQQGIFVAEEIAGLNPIVVDDVNIPKVTYCDPEVASVGYTEAKAKEQFGDDKVSSYEYNLGGNGKSHILGTSGSIKVVRVEDGPVVGVHMIGARVGELIGEAQLAVNWEAYPEDVAPLLHAHPTQNEALGEAFLKLAGKPLHAM; encoded by the coding sequence GTGTCCGAGCAGAATTTTGACATCGTCGTTCTCGGCGGAGGCAGCGGAGGGTACGCGGCCGCGTTGCGCGCCGTGCAACTCGGATTCAGCGTCGCGCTCATCGAGAAGGACAAGCTCGGCGGGACGTGCCTGCACCGGGGCTGCATCCCCACCAAGGCACTGCTGCACGCCGCCGAGATCGCCGACGGGGCCAAGGAGTCCGACAAGTTCGGCGTCCGCGCGACCTTCGAGGGAATCGACATGCCCGCGGTCAACGCGTACCGCGACGGCGTGGTCTCGAGCAAGTGGAAGGGCCTCCAGGGCCTCGTGAAGGCGCGCGGCATCACCGTCGTCGACGGCGAGGGCCGCCTCACCTCCCCGACCACCGTGCAGGTCGGCGACCAGACCATAACGGGCAAGCACGTGATCCTCGCGACCGGCTCGTACTCGCGCACCCTGCCCGGCCTCGACATCGGCGGTCGCGTCATCACCAGCGAGACCGCGCTGCAGCTCGAGTGGGTGCCGCGTCGCGTGGCCGTGCTCGGCGGCGGCGTCATCGGCGTCGAGTTCGCGAGCGTGTGGCGCTCCTTCGGCGCCGACGTGACCATCATCGAGGCGCTCCCCCACCTCGTCCCCAACGAGGAGGAGTCGGTCTCGAAGCAGCTCGAGCGCGCCTTCCGCAAGCGCGGCATCGAGTACAAGCTCGGCACCCGCTTCCAGGGTGTCACCCAGGACGACTCCGGCGTGGTCGTCACCCTCGAGGACGGCTCGACCGTCGAGGCCGACCTGCTGCTCGTCGCGGTCGGCCGCGGCCCGGCGACCCACAACCTCGGCTACGAGGAGGTCGGCGTCGAGATGGACCGCGGGTTCGTGCTCACGAACGACCGCCTCCAGACCAGCGTCCCCGGCGTCTACGCGGTCGGCGACATCGTCCCCGGCCTCCAGCTCGCGCACCGCGGCTTCCAGCAGGGCATCTTCGTCGCCGAGGAGATCGCCGGTCTGAACCCCATCGTGGTCGACGACGTCAACATCCCCAAGGTCACCTACTGCGACCCCGAGGTCGCGTCGGTCGGCTACACCGAGGCGAAGGCCAAGGAGCAGTTCGGCGACGACAAGGTCTCGAGCTACGAGTACAACCTCGGCGGCAACGGCAAGAGCCACATCCTCGGCACGAGCGGCTCGATCAAGGTCGTGCGGGTCGAGGACGGCCCCGTGGTCGGCGTCCACATGATCGGCGCCCGCGTGGGCGAACTGATCGGCGAGGCCCAGCTGGCCGTGAACTGGGAGGCGTACCCCGAGGACGTCGCCCCGCTCCTGCACGCGCACCCGACGCAGAACGAGGCGCTCGGCGAGGCCTTCCTGAAGCTCGCCGGCAAGCCGCTGCACGCGATGTGA
- the sucB gene encoding 2-oxoglutarate dehydrogenase, E2 component, dihydrolipoamide succinyltransferase, producing MSESVSLPALGESVTEGTVTRWLKNVGDQVEVDEPLLEVSTDKVDTEIPSPVAGVVEEILVQEDETVEVGTPLVTIGDGSGAAAPAAEPEPAAEEPAPEPEPEPAPEPEPAPEPEPEPTPEPEPEPEPQAAPAAPAAPAAPAAPPAPPAPPAAPAAPAAAESSAPSHGGGGYVTPIVRKLANEQGVDLSAVTGTGVGGRIRKQDVLDARSTAAAAAPAAAAEPKPRPEPSPLRGTTQSMTRLRKVVAERAVVSMQSTAQLTSVVEVDVTKVARLRDKAKAAFLEETGNKLSFMPFFALAAIEALRAFPIINSTVDGDSIVYPDTENLSIAVDTERGLLTPVIKNAGEHDIAGLSAQIADLAERTRNNQLKPDELAGGTFTLTNTGSRGALFDTPVVFLPQTAILGTGVVVKRPVVVSQDGTDAIAVRSMVYLALSYDHRIIDGADAARFLTTVKNRLEEGDFEGDLGI from the coding sequence ATGAGCGAATCCGTCAGCCTCCCGGCACTCGGTGAGAGTGTCACCGAGGGCACGGTCACCCGATGGCTGAAGAACGTCGGAGACCAGGTGGAGGTCGATGAGCCGCTGCTCGAGGTCTCGACCGACAAGGTCGACACCGAGATCCCCTCCCCCGTCGCCGGGGTCGTCGAGGAGATCCTCGTCCAGGAGGACGAGACCGTCGAGGTCGGCACGCCGCTCGTGACGATCGGCGACGGCTCCGGCGCCGCCGCACCGGCCGCCGAGCCCGAGCCTGCCGCCGAGGAGCCCGCTCCCGAGCCGGAGCCGGAGCCCGCCCCGGAGCCCGAGCCCGCCCCGGAGCCCGAGCCCGAGCCCACCCCTGAGCCCGAGCCCGAGCCCGAGCCGCAGGCTGCACCCGCCGCCCCGGCCGCGCCCGCCGCACCGGCCGCTCCGCCCGCACCCCCCGCGCCGCCGGCCGCACCGGCCGCCCCCGCGGCCGCGGAGTCGTCCGCCCCGTCGCACGGCGGTGGCGGCTACGTCACCCCGATCGTCCGCAAGCTCGCGAACGAGCAGGGCGTCGACCTGTCGGCCGTCACCGGCACGGGCGTCGGCGGCCGCATCCGCAAGCAGGACGTGCTCGACGCCCGCTCGACCGCCGCAGCCGCCGCGCCGGCGGCCGCAGCCGAGCCCAAGCCGCGTCCCGAGCCGTCGCCGCTGCGCGGCACGACGCAGTCGATGACCCGCCTGCGCAAGGTGGTCGCCGAGCGCGCCGTCGTCTCGATGCAGTCGACCGCGCAGCTCACGAGCGTGGTCGAGGTCGACGTCACCAAGGTCGCGCGCCTGCGCGACAAGGCGAAGGCGGCCTTCCTCGAGGAGACCGGCAACAAGCTGTCGTTCATGCCGTTCTTCGCCCTCGCGGCGATCGAGGCGCTCCGTGCGTTCCCGATCATCAACTCGACCGTCGACGGCGACTCGATCGTCTACCCCGACACCGAGAACCTGAGCATCGCGGTCGACACCGAGCGCGGCCTGCTCACCCCGGTGATCAAGAACGCGGGCGAGCACGACATCGCGGGCCTCTCGGCGCAGATCGCCGACCTCGCCGAGCGCACGCGCAACAACCAGCTGAAGCCCGACGAGCTCGCCGGCGGCACCTTCACGCTGACGAACACCGGCTCGCGCGGCGCGCTGTTCGACACGCCGGTCGTCTTCCTCCCGCAGACGGCCATCCTCGGCACCGGCGTCGTGGTCAAGCGCCCCGTCGTCGTCAGCCAGGACGGCACCGACGCGATCGCGGTCCGTTCGATGGTGTACCTCGCCCTCTCGTACGACCACCGGATCATCGACGGCGCCGACGCGGCCCGCTTCCTCACCACGGTCAAGAACCGCCTGGAGGAGGGCGACTTCGAGGGCGACCTCGGAATCTAG
- the lipB gene encoding lipoyl(octanoyl) transferase LipB yields the protein MLDVIVAGLSANSVPYIEGLDLQRAVHRAVVAGERPDTALLLEHPSVYTAGKRTSPDERPVDGTPVVDVDRGGKITWHGPGQLVGYPIIRLAEPIDVVGYVRRLEQVLIDVLGTLGVDGRRVEGRSGVWVGPPGAEDKIAAIGVRVAEGVTMHGFALNCSNSLEPYGRIVACGIRDAGVTTISRVVGHPTHPSDLVDAVRDRLVAEFAHEHEEVVA from the coding sequence ATGCTCGACGTCATCGTCGCGGGGCTAAGCGCCAACTCCGTGCCGTACATCGAGGGTCTCGACCTTCAGCGCGCCGTCCATCGAGCGGTGGTCGCGGGCGAACGCCCCGACACCGCGCTCCTGCTGGAGCACCCGTCCGTCTACACCGCGGGGAAGCGCACCTCCCCCGACGAGCGACCGGTCGACGGCACTCCCGTCGTCGACGTGGATCGCGGCGGCAAGATCACCTGGCACGGTCCGGGCCAGCTCGTCGGCTACCCCATCATCCGGCTGGCCGAGCCGATCGACGTGGTCGGCTACGTCCGCAGACTGGAGCAGGTCCTCATCGACGTGCTCGGCACCCTGGGCGTCGACGGCCGTCGTGTCGAGGGCAGGTCCGGCGTCTGGGTCGGCCCGCCCGGCGCGGAGGACAAGATCGCCGCGATCGGCGTGCGCGTGGCCGAGGGGGTCACGATGCACGGCTTCGCGCTCAACTGCAGCAACTCGCTCGAGCCGTACGGCCGCATCGTCGCGTGCGGCATCCGCGACGCCGGCGTGACGACGATCTCGCGCGTGGTCGGCCACCCGACGCATCCGTCCGACCTCGTCGACGCGGTGCGCGACCGGCTCGTCGCCGAGTTCGCGCACGAGCACGAGGAGGTGGTCGCGTGA
- the lipA gene encoding lipoyl synthase has protein sequence MSTAPEGRRMLRLEVRNAQTPIERKPEWIKTRAKMGPEFRSLQSLVKTEDLHTVCQEAGCPNIYECWEDREATFLIGGSQCTRRCDFCQIDTGKPADYDTDEPRRVAESVATMGLRYATVTGVARDDLPDEGAWLYAETIREIHRQSTGTGVEILVPDFSGRPEHLGEVFSARPEVFAHNVETVPRIFKRIRPAFRYERSLDVLTQGRDAGLITKSNLILGMGETRDEVSEALRDLHAAGTDIITITQYLRPSPRHLPVDRWVRPEEFVEIRDEAEEIGFLGVLAGPLVRSSYRAGRLWAQSMRRSGREIPPELEHLADAALGFEQAVV, from the coding sequence GTGAGCACCGCTCCCGAGGGCAGGCGGATGCTCCGCCTGGAGGTCCGCAACGCGCAGACGCCGATCGAGCGCAAGCCCGAGTGGATCAAGACGCGCGCGAAGATGGGACCGGAGTTCCGGTCGCTGCAGTCGCTCGTGAAGACGGAGGACCTGCACACCGTGTGCCAGGAGGCGGGCTGCCCGAACATCTACGAGTGCTGGGAGGACCGGGAGGCCACGTTCCTCATCGGCGGCTCGCAGTGCACGCGTCGATGCGACTTCTGCCAGATCGACACCGGCAAGCCCGCGGACTACGACACCGACGAGCCGCGGCGCGTCGCCGAGTCTGTCGCGACGATGGGCCTGCGGTACGCCACCGTGACCGGCGTCGCACGCGACGACCTGCCGGACGAGGGCGCCTGGCTCTACGCCGAGACGATCCGCGAGATCCACCGCCAGAGCACCGGCACCGGCGTCGAGATCCTCGTCCCCGACTTCTCGGGCCGCCCCGAGCACCTCGGCGAGGTGTTCTCCGCGCGGCCGGAGGTGTTCGCGCACAACGTCGAGACGGTGCCCCGGATCTTCAAGCGCATCCGCCCCGCGTTCCGCTACGAGCGGTCGCTCGACGTGCTCACCCAGGGCCGCGACGCGGGCCTCATCACGAAGTCGAACCTCATCCTCGGCATGGGCGAGACGCGCGACGAGGTCTCCGAGGCGCTGCGCGACCTGCACGCCGCGGGCACCGACATCATCACCATCACGCAGTACCTCCGCCCGAGCCCGCGGCACCTGCCGGTCGATCGCTGGGTTCGGCCGGAGGAGTTCGTCGAGATCCGCGACGAGGCCGAGGAGATCGGATTCCTCGGGGTGCTCGCGGGCCCGCTGGTGCGCTCCTCGTACCGGGCGGGCCGCCTCTGGGCGCAGTCGATGCGCCGCAGCGGGCGCGAGATCCCGCCCGAGCTCGAGCACCTCGCCGACGCCGCGCTCGGCTTCGAGCAGGCGGTCGTCTGA
- a CDS encoding DUF4191 domain-containing protein, which translates to MARTKKTPSTKEPGRLKQMWQVFQMTRRHDSTATWLILLGFLLPILVAVVLSLFLGNGNWFTISMFILAGVLGGILLALVILGRRAERAAYSQIEGQPGAVGAVLKSGLRRGWMGNEMPVAVNGKTQDAIYRAVGKGGVALISEGSPSRTKRMLDDEQRKVARILPNVPITQLSVGAEDGAIPLHRLPRSLKSIKKSLTKAEVHAVNNRLTSLQTQLPIPKGIDPMKARPQRGKVR; encoded by the coding sequence ATGGCACGCACCAAGAAGACCCCGTCGACGAAGGAGCCGGGCCGGCTCAAGCAGATGTGGCAGGTCTTCCAGATGACCCGCCGTCACGACTCGACGGCCACGTGGCTGATCCTGCTGGGGTTCCTGCTGCCCATCCTGGTCGCGGTCGTCCTGTCGCTCTTCCTCGGCAACGGCAACTGGTTCACGATCTCGATGTTCATCCTGGCCGGCGTGCTGGGCGGCATCCTCCTCGCGCTGGTCATCCTCGGCCGCCGGGCGGAACGCGCCGCCTACTCGCAGATCGAGGGGCAGCCGGGCGCGGTCGGCGCCGTGCTCAAGTCGGGCCTGCGCCGCGGCTGGATGGGCAACGAGATGCCCGTCGCCGTGAACGGCAAGACCCAGGACGCGATCTACCGCGCCGTCGGCAAGGGCGGCGTCGCGCTCATCTCGGAGGGCTCGCCCTCCCGCACGAAGCGCATGCTCGACGACGAGCAGCGCAAGGTCGCCCGCATCCTGCCGAACGTGCCGATCACGCAGCTCAGCGTCGGCGCCGAGGACGGCGCGATCCCGCTGCACCGCCTCCCGCGCAGCCTCAAGTCCATCAAGAAGTCGCTCACCAAGGCGGAGGTGCACGCGGTGAACAACCGCCTCACCTCGCTGCAGACGCAGCTGCCGATCCCGAAGGGCATCGACCCGATGAAGGCGCGGCCGCAGCGCGGCAAGGTGCGCTGA
- a CDS encoding RDD family protein yields the protein MPENTPASGQIPPSEWPGERLGLPESGTGSVGRVGRRILALCIDWAIANLIPLLWAPYASNLHSWTTLALFAIMQVVFIPTIGGSIGHRVTGMRVIALEGGWVGLRRPLVRTLLLVIVIPALVWDSDQRGFHDKVAGTVLVRS from the coding sequence GTGCCCGAGAATACCCCCGCGTCCGGCCAGATCCCGCCCAGCGAGTGGCCCGGTGAGCGACTCGGGCTCCCGGAGTCCGGAACGGGCTCCGTCGGCCGCGTCGGCCGCCGCATCCTCGCCCTGTGCATCGACTGGGCGATCGCGAACCTGATCCCGCTGCTCTGGGCGCCGTACGCGTCGAACCTGCACTCGTGGACGACGCTGGCGCTGTTCGCGATCATGCAGGTCGTGTTCATCCCGACCATCGGCGGGAGCATCGGTCACCGGGTCACGGGCATGCGCGTGATCGCGCTCGAGGGCGGCTGGGTCGGCCTGCGCCGTCCGCTCGTGCGCACGCTGCTCCTGGTGATCGTCATCCCCGCGCTCGTCTGGGACTCCGACCAGCGCGGGTTCCACGACAAGGTCGCGGGGACGGTGCTGGTCCGCTCCTGA
- the glnA gene encoding type I glutamate--ammonia ligase, which produces MFSDSSEVLSFIKETDVKFLDIRFTDLPGVQQHFNIPASTVDEDFFTVGQLFDGSSIRGFANIHESDMQLIPDVTTAYVDPFRAERTLVMVFDIYNPRNGEIYAKDPRQVAKKAEKYLASTGIADTAYFAPEAEFYIFDDVRYEVKQNSSFYSVDSEEGAWNTGREEPGGNLANKTPYKGGYFPVSPVDKQADLRDDISLKLIESGLELERAHHEVGTGGQAEINYKFDTMVHAADDILKFKYIVKNTANQWGKVATFMPKPLFGDNGSGMHTHQSLWNEGSPLFYDEAGYGGLSDTARWYIGGILAHAPSVLAFTNPTLNSYHRLVKGFEAPVNLVYSAGNRSAAVRIPITGTNPKAKRIEFRAPDASGNPYLAFAAQLMAGIDGIKNRIEPHEPVDKDLYELPPEEAKNIPQVPNSLQDSLDALAADHEFLLAGGVFTPELIETWIDYKMENEIKPLAQRPHPFEYELYFGV; this is translated from the coding sequence ATGTTCAGTGATTCATCCGAAGTGCTCTCGTTCATCAAGGAGACGGACGTCAAGTTCCTTGACATCCGCTTCACCGACCTCCCGGGTGTGCAGCAGCACTTCAACATCCCGGCGTCGACCGTCGACGAGGACTTCTTCACCGTCGGCCAGCTCTTCGACGGCTCGTCGATCCGCGGCTTCGCGAACATCCACGAGTCCGACATGCAGCTCATCCCCGACGTGACCACCGCGTACGTCGACCCCTTCCGGGCCGAGCGCACGCTCGTCATGGTCTTCGACATCTACAACCCGCGCAACGGCGAGATCTACGCGAAGGACCCGCGTCAGGTCGCCAAGAAGGCGGAGAAGTACCTCGCGTCGACCGGCATCGCCGACACCGCGTACTTCGCCCCCGAGGCCGAGTTCTACATCTTCGACGACGTCCGCTACGAGGTGAAGCAGAACTCCAGCTTCTACTCGGTGGACTCCGAAGAGGGCGCGTGGAACACCGGCCGCGAGGAGCCGGGCGGCAACCTGGCCAACAAGACCCCCTACAAGGGCGGCTACTTCCCGGTCTCGCCGGTCGACAAGCAGGCCGACCTGCGCGACGACATCTCGCTGAAGCTGATCGAGTCGGGCCTCGAGCTCGAGCGCGCCCACCACGAGGTGGGCACCGGTGGCCAGGCCGAGATCAACTACAAGTTCGACACGATGGTCCACGCCGCGGACGACATCCTGAAGTTCAAGTACATCGTCAAGAACACGGCGAACCAGTGGGGCAAGGTCGCGACCTTCATGCCGAAGCCGCTCTTCGGCGACAACGGCTCGGGCATGCACACCCACCAGTCGCTCTGGAACGAGGGCAGCCCGCTGTTCTACGACGAGGCCGGCTACGGCGGGCTCTCCGACACCGCTCGCTGGTACATCGGCGGCATCCTCGCCCACGCCCCCTCGGTGCTCGCGTTCACGAACCCCACGCTGAACAGCTACCACCGTCTGGTCAAGGGCTTCGAGGCGCCGGTGAACCTGGTCTACTCGGCCGGTAACCGCTCCGCCGCGGTCCGCATCCCGATCACGGGCACCAACCCCAAGGCCAAGCGCATCGAGTTCCGCGCGCCGGACGCCTCGGGCAACCCGTACCTCGCGTTCGCGGCCCAGCTGATGGCCGGCATCGACGGCATCAAGAACCGCATCGAGCCGCACGAGCCGGTCGACAAGGACCTCTACGAGCTCCCGCCGGAGGAGGCCAAGAACATCCCCCAGGTCCCGAACTCGCTGCAGGACTCGCTCGATGCCCTCGCGGCCGACCACGAGTTCCTCCTCGCGGGCGGCGTCTTCACGCCGGAGCTCATCGAGACCTGGATCGACTACAAGATGGAGAACGAGATCAAGCCGCTCGCGCAGCGGCCGCACCCGTTCGAGTACGAGCTGTACTTCGGCGTCTGA